One genomic region from Natrinema sp. DC36 encodes:
- a CDS encoding 7-cyano-7-deazaguanine synthase: MTTEKYFALRHPEFRKRADSKIREKDETDYEEVIAVVPYKEDKFPHEEDYNRRVPAEADESIKYDHSITHHLFGERVPDIVLDLVEISVITFAADKAADRGIQIDNEDLDESRLNTRNIKLQIPVLSPKMATEEMEQLYSEMVSHMTRDIIEYDFQLVDKQESVEVSTNQSEFDAVCLLSDGLDSTAGIYHNLRQETDSEHVTVNYGSGAGSKAKEIADQADVSSRIFRTQYNDKGESTQFSRGLLHLSFAAVAASAHGTEEIRCFENGIMAQFLILSEGWMTTRTVSPLFLTYFNKILDNALPQPIEVKNPFVNLTKTEIINKIPSTELVQKTLSCPHKSWFGHNNCGLCMPCLIRNIGIIRSDHEIPLEVLSRYDPLLSADFEDQSFEVDGNENLNNSANTPSIFFKGITEIAYFCRRILEDDPRDLATEHPELLNKPIYEQHRQFAENFTEALELISEQNSTIQTLITGQQHKLPQ, from the coding sequence ATGACGACGGAGAAATACTTCGCTCTGCGGCATCCTGAGTTTCGGAAACGGGCTGACTCGAAGATCCGGGAAAAGGATGAGACGGACTACGAAGAGGTTATAGCGGTTGTTCCATACAAGGAGGACAAGTTTCCTCATGAGGAGGATTATAACAGAAGGGTACCTGCGGAGGCAGATGAGTCTATCAAATACGATCACTCTATCACACATCACCTATTCGGAGAACGGGTACCAGATATTGTTTTAGATCTTGTTGAGATTTCAGTGATCACGTTTGCTGCTGATAAGGCGGCAGACCGCGGAATCCAGATTGACAACGAGGATCTTGATGAGAGCCGGCTTAACACCCGGAACATCAAACTACAGATCCCGGTCCTCTCACCAAAGATGGCGACCGAAGAGATGGAACAGCTCTACTCGGAGATGGTGTCTCATATGACTCGAGATATCATCGAGTACGACTTCCAGCTCGTCGATAAGCAAGAATCCGTAGAGGTATCTACTAATCAGAGTGAGTTTGATGCGGTTTGTCTTCTTTCAGACGGATTGGACAGCACAGCCGGGATCTACCATAACCTGAGGCAAGAAACAGACTCGGAGCACGTTACAGTCAACTATGGAAGCGGAGCCGGATCGAAGGCCAAAGAGATAGCGGACCAAGCAGATGTTAGTTCACGGATCTTCAGAACACAGTACAACGACAAGGGTGAATCGACACAGTTCTCTCGAGGACTGCTTCATCTTAGCTTTGCAGCTGTAGCGGCGTCAGCCCATGGAACCGAGGAAATACGGTGTTTCGAAAACGGGATTATGGCCCAGTTCCTCATACTATCAGAGGGCTGGATGACCACCAGAACAGTTTCACCGTTGTTCTTGACCTACTTCAACAAGATACTGGACAACGCTCTTCCACAACCCATCGAAGTCAAGAACCCGTTCGTCAACCTCACCAAAACAGAGATCATAAACAAAATTCCCAGCACAGAGTTAGTCCAGAAAACCCTTTCCTGTCCTCACAAATCCTGGTTCGGACATAACAACTGCGGGCTCTGTATGCCCTGTCTCATACGGAATATCGGTATCATCAGAAGCGACCATGAAATCCCATTAGAAGTTCTATCCAGATACGATCCACTGCTTTCAGCGGACTTCGAAGACCAATCCTTCGAGGTAGATGGCAACGAAAATCTGAACAATTCTGCAAACACTCCAAGTATATTCTTCAAAGGAATAACGGAGATTGCATACTTCTGTCGCCGTATCTTAGAGGATGACCCTCGCGATCTCGCAACTGAGCATCCGGAGCTATTGAACAAGCCGATATACGAACAACACCGTCAATTCGCTGAAAACTTCACAGAAGCCTTAGAACTAATTTCCGAGCAGAACTCTACCATCCAGACCCTAATAACCGGTCAACAGCACAAACTACCCCAGTAG
- a CDS encoding GAF domain-containing protein, whose translation MEPTIRAGDWGSAVDGDRTRFVGAGAAEADVDGLPDPDVNPGPNEDWPSHRGDTGHARYIPDGHEFDGEELEAAWSVAGAGAGTVAVADETVYTPTDDDVVDGNSERAARTITETATAILEVPWVSIWLFEDDCQRLRCVDQYEQSTQTHSADTEFEATEFPTYVDALRSHRSFAVDEARDDPRTEELTDPYLVPNDIYSLLDATLHDEGEVIGVVCHEQTDSTREWTDTERQLATEIADIDHRAVRNHRSRRQRK comes from the coding sequence GTGGAACCGACGATCCGTGCTGGCGACTGGGGCAGCGCTGTCGATGGGGACCGGACTCGCTTCGTAGGGGCCGGAGCCGCCGAGGCTGACGTCGACGGGCTTCCGGATCCGGATGTCAATCCGGGACCGAACGAGGACTGGCCGTCACATCGAGGCGATACCGGTCACGCCAGATACATCCCGGACGGCCACGAGTTCGACGGGGAAGAACTCGAGGCCGCGTGGTCCGTCGCGGGAGCGGGCGCGGGTACCGTCGCCGTCGCCGACGAGACGGTCTACACGCCGACCGATGACGACGTCGTCGACGGCAACTCCGAGCGTGCTGCTCGAACGATCACCGAAACTGCGACAGCCATTCTCGAGGTTCCGTGGGTCAGTATCTGGCTGTTCGAGGACGATTGCCAGCGACTTCGTTGCGTCGATCAGTACGAGCAGTCGACCCAGACACACAGTGCCGATACTGAATTCGAGGCTACCGAATTCCCCACCTACGTCGACGCGCTTCGGTCCCACCGCTCCTTCGCGGTGGACGAGGCGCGGGACGATCCGCGTACTGAGGAACTCACCGACCCGTATCTCGTCCCTAACGACATCTACAGCCTCTTGGACGCGACGCTCCACGACGAAGGCGAAGTCATCGGCGTCGTCTGTCACGAACAAACCGACTCCACTCGGGAGTGGACCGATACCGAGCGGCAGTTGGCAACTGAAATCGCCGACATCGACCACCGAGCGGTACGCAATCACCGCAGCCGTCGCCAACGGAAGTAG
- a CDS encoding PAS-domain containing protein, protein MEFRRSLLKAQQEAMPDGVAVIDSDSEFVSYNDRFCELFDLSPTVLESATIDAVFESIRTQLADETSIEDVIDQLEVASGTTETSELRLRDGRIFEWYTTSVDGDGGPTFGRLWLVRDITDRRERQRELELRHRAPEEAPIGITISDPSREDNPLIAVNE, encoded by the coding sequence TTGGAGTTCCGGCGTTCGCTACTGAAGGCTCAACAAGAGGCGATGCCGGACGGCGTCGCGGTCATCGATTCCGACAGCGAGTTCGTCTCATACAACGACCGCTTCTGTGAACTGTTCGATCTCTCTCCGACAGTTCTCGAGTCGGCCACCATCGATGCCGTCTTCGAATCCATCCGCACCCAGCTGGCGGACGAGACCAGTATTGAAGACGTGATCGACCAACTTGAGGTGGCGTCCGGAACGACGGAGACATCAGAGCTACGACTCCGCGACGGTCGGATCTTCGAATGGTATACGACGTCCGTCGACGGCGACGGCGGGCCGACGTTTGGCCGACTCTGGCTCGTTCGAGACATCACTGACCGTCGGGAGCGACAACGGGAGCTGGAACTACGACATCGGGCCCCCGAAGAAGCTCCCATCGGAATCACCATCAGCGATCCGTCTCGGGAGGACAATCCGCTGATAGCTGTCAACGAATAG
- the tuf gene encoding translation elongation factor EF-1 subunit alpha: MSTNKPHQNLAIIGHVDHGKSTLVGRLLYETGSIPEHVIEQHREEAEEKGKGGFEFAYVMDNLTEERERGVTIDIAHQEFSTDTYDFTIVDTPGHRDFVKNMITGASQADHAVLVVAADDGVAPQTQEHVFLARTLGIDELIVGINKMDIPDYEESTYNEVVEEVKQLLKQVQFNTDDASFIPVSAFEGDNVSEHSDNTPWYDGETLLEALNDLPEPKPPTDAPLRLPIQDVYTISGIGTVPVGRIETGLLNTGDNVSFQPSDVGGEVKTIEMHHEEVPKAEPGDNVGFNVRGIGKDDIRRGDVCGPADDPPSVAETFQAQIVVMQHPSVITAGYTPVFHAHTAQVACTIESIDQKIDSSSGEVAEENPDFIQSGDAAVVTIRPQKPLSIEPSSEIPELGSFAIRDMGQTIAAGKVLEVHERT; encoded by the coding sequence ATGAGCACAAATAAACCCCATCAGAATCTGGCCATTATCGGCCACGTCGATCACGGGAAGAGTACGCTTGTAGGACGCCTCCTCTACGAGACGGGGAGCATACCCGAGCACGTCATCGAACAGCACCGCGAGGAAGCAGAGGAGAAAGGCAAGGGTGGCTTCGAGTTCGCCTACGTCATGGACAACCTCACCGAGGAACGCGAACGCGGTGTCACCATTGACATCGCTCACCAAGAGTTCTCGACGGATACGTACGACTTCACCATCGTCGACACGCCCGGACACCGCGACTTCGTCAAGAACATGATCACTGGGGCCTCGCAGGCCGATCACGCCGTCCTCGTCGTCGCCGCTGACGACGGCGTCGCGCCCCAGACCCAGGAGCACGTCTTCTTGGCTCGGACCCTCGGGATCGACGAACTCATCGTGGGCATCAACAAGATGGATATCCCCGATTACGAGGAGTCGACCTACAACGAAGTTGTCGAGGAAGTCAAGCAGTTACTCAAGCAGGTCCAGTTCAATACCGACGACGCATCGTTCATTCCAGTTTCGGCCTTCGAGGGAGACAACGTTTCCGAGCACTCCGACAACACGCCCTGGTACGACGGTGAAACCCTGCTTGAGGCGCTAAACGATCTTCCCGAACCGAAGCCGCCAACGGACGCACCGCTGCGACTTCCGATCCAGGACGTCTACACGATTTCGGGTATTGGTACCGTCCCCGTCGGACGTATCGAGACCGGCCTCCTCAACACCGGCGACAACGTCTCCTTCCAGCCCAGCGATGTGGGCGGCGAGGTCAAGACAATTGAGATGCACCACGAAGAGGTGCCCAAGGCAGAACCCGGTGACAACGTCGGATTCAACGTCCGCGGCATCGGCAAGGACGACATCCGACGCGGTGACGTCTGTGGCCCCGCCGACGATCCGCCAAGCGTTGCTGAGACGTTCCAGGCTCAGATTGTCGTCATGCAACACCCTAGCGTAATCACCGCAGGTTACACGCCAGTCTTCCACGCTCACACGGCACAGGTCGCCTGTACGATCGAGTCGATCGACCAGAAGATCGACTCCTCGAGCGGCGAGGTCGCCGAGGAGAACCCCGACTTCATCCAGTCGGGCGACGCTGCTGTGGTCACCATCCGACCGCAAAAGCCCCTCAGCATCGAGCCGTCCAGCGAGATCCCCGAACTCGGGAGCTTCGCCATCCGCGACATGGGTCAGACCATCGCAGCCGGCAAGGTCCTCGAAGTCCACGAGCGGACCTGA
- a CDS encoding TFIIB-type zinc ribbon-containing protein, with amino-acid sequence MYTTAFDEGVQTTTTTCPDCGGSIRTTDRETICEDCELILEDTHLARGPEWGRHDEQGSKRRTGAPLTPTRHDRGLSTEIGYKQDGHGSALSSTKRRQLNRLRREQSRAQWQSKAERNLAYGLG; translated from the coding sequence ATCTACACGACTGCGTTCGACGAAGGCGTTCAGACGACTACAACTACCTGTCCAGACTGTGGCGGCAGCATTCGAACGACTGACCGCGAGACGATCTGTGAGGACTGTGAACTGATCCTTGAGGACACCCACCTAGCCAGAGGGCCAGAGTGGGGTCGACATGACGAGCAGGGATCCAAGAGACGGACCGGTGCCCCACTGACACCGACACGCCACGATCGAGGCCTCTCCACCGAGATCGGGTACAAGCAAGACGGACATGGAAGCGCTCTCTCGAGCACGAAGCGCCGCCAATTGAACCGGCTACGTCGCGAACAGTCCCGTGCCCAGTGGCAGTCGAAAGCTGAACGGAACCTCGCCTATGGACTCGGTTAA
- a CDS encoding thiamine pyrophosphate-binding protein, whose translation MADRTVEDEGEYTGADLFVDALESYDVDYVFGNPGTTELPVLEAIGQTDLEYVLGAHEDVAVGMASGYAQTRRYHAHHDDSVNPVGVVNLHIAPGLAHGLGNIYAAKRAGAPVVVTAGNQSTDFRHEEPALAGELADLADQFCKWSDEVLDVEALPTMLRRAFRVALTPPTGPVFLGLPLDVMMAETDADPERLGEIPNAGSGDPAQLERAADLLVDADSDDVAIVVGDQIARSGEEAVAAAVELAESTGAHVYGEIHASEIDFTTDHEQWISYVPPDEECAAKLLDADTILFAGTSTNTTLTRHEQPLVDPDTTCVHVGDDAWEVGKNHPADAAVVGDLGLVLQELIERIRPNISEETVAARLETVRDIKETADDRLAGVGEGDAEDDPRPSKAQLIDTMKRVVDGAYVVDESVTSMFPIKTRWDFDPEQYVTNKGGGLGYGLPASIGGAIAERQRDNPREVIGFVGDGSYLYYPNAIYSAARYDLDLTVVVADNRNYRILKDNTLDLLGGDEEDHEFVGMDFDPRVDIVQNAESHGGRAELVEDPDEIERALEDALAHDGVDVLDVLVHD comes from the coding sequence ATGGCGGATAGAACGGTCGAAGACGAGGGAGAGTACACAGGCGCCGACCTCTTCGTCGACGCGCTCGAGTCCTACGACGTCGACTACGTGTTCGGGAACCCAGGTACGACAGAGCTCCCGGTACTGGAGGCGATCGGACAGACTGATCTCGAGTACGTGCTAGGGGCCCACGAAGACGTCGCGGTTGGGATGGCATCGGGATACGCGCAAACGCGGCGATACCACGCGCATCACGACGACTCGGTCAACCCCGTCGGCGTCGTAAACCTGCACATCGCGCCCGGACTGGCGCACGGTCTGGGAAACATCTACGCCGCCAAGCGGGCGGGCGCACCCGTCGTCGTCACTGCCGGCAACCAGAGCACCGATTTCCGTCACGAGGAACCGGCCCTAGCGGGGGAACTTGCTGATCTAGCCGACCAGTTCTGCAAGTGGTCCGACGAAGTGCTCGACGTCGAAGCGTTGCCGACGATGCTCCGGCGAGCGTTCCGGGTCGCGCTAACGCCGCCGACCGGCCCGGTCTTTCTCGGCCTGCCGCTGGACGTGATGATGGCGGAGACGGACGCCGACCCCGAGCGTCTGGGCGAGATTCCCAACGCGGGGAGCGGCGACCCAGCGCAACTTGAGCGCGCCGCCGACCTGCTCGTCGACGCCGACAGCGACGACGTAGCGATCGTCGTCGGCGATCAGATCGCTCGCTCCGGTGAGGAAGCCGTCGCCGCTGCGGTCGAACTCGCGGAGTCAACAGGCGCCCACGTCTACGGCGAAATCCACGCAAGTGAGATCGACTTTACGACCGATCACGAGCAGTGGATCTCGTACGTTCCGCCGGACGAAGAGTGTGCGGCGAAGCTGCTGGACGCCGACACGATCTTGTTCGCCGGGACATCGACGAACACGACACTGACGCGTCACGAACAACCGCTGGTCGATCCCGACACGACCTGCGTTCACGTCGGGGATGACGCCTGGGAAGTGGGCAAGAACCATCCCGCCGACGCGGCGGTCGTCGGCGACCTCGGGCTGGTCCTGCAGGAACTCATCGAACGCATCCGGCCGAACATCTCCGAGGAGACGGTCGCGGCGCGACTCGAAACGGTGCGCGATATCAAAGAGACGGCCGACGACAGGTTAGCCGGCGTCGGCGAGGGGGACGCCGAGGACGATCCCCGCCCGTCGAAAGCACAGCTCATCGACACGATGAAACGGGTCGTGGACGGCGCCTACGTCGTCGACGAGAGCGTCACGTCGATGTTTCCCATCAAAACGCGCTGGGACTTCGATCCGGAACAGTACGTCACCAACAAAGGTGGCGGCCTCGGCTACGGCCTCCCCGCGTCGATCGGCGGGGCGATCGCCGAACGCCAGCGAGACAATCCGCGCGAGGTGATCGGTTTCGTCGGCGACGGGTCCTACCTCTACTACCCGAACGCGATCTACAGCGCGGCGCGCTACGACCTCGATCTCACCGTCGTCGTTGCCGACAACCGCAACTACCGGATCCTGAAGGACAACACGCTCGACCTACTAGGCGGTGACGAGGAGGACCACGAGTTCGTCGGCATGGACTTCGACCCACGGGTCGACATCGTACAGAACGCCGAGAGCCACGGGGGGCGCGCAGAACTCGTGGAGGATCCCGATGAGATCGAACGAGCGCTCGAGGACGCACTCGCCCATGACGGCGTCGACGTGCTCGACGTGCTGGTGCACGATTGA
- a CDS encoding type 1 glutamine amidotransferase domain-containing protein: MSTTDRQPLDGVSVGILVAQEGTEEVEFTEPKETVSDAGADVVVLSSDTGDAQTVNNDLDEADAYSVDKRFSEVSADEYDALIVPGGTVGADNLRADEDGVDLIKQHRAENKPIGSICHGPWTLVEAGVVDNRELTSYASLRTDVENAGGEWTDQEVVVDDGVVTSRNPDDLDAFTDAIVEEFAAASE; this comes from the coding sequence ATGAGCACAACCGACCGGCAACCCCTCGACGGAGTGAGCGTCGGAATTCTCGTCGCGCAGGAAGGCACTGAAGAAGTCGAGTTCACCGAACCAAAAGAGACCGTTTCGGACGCCGGTGCCGACGTCGTCGTTCTCAGTAGCGACACCGGCGACGCCCAGACCGTCAACAACGATCTCGACGAAGCGGATGCGTACAGTGTCGACAAACGCTTCTCCGAGGTGTCCGCCGACGAGTACGATGCGCTGATCGTTCCCGGCGGGACCGTCGGTGCGGACAATCTTCGCGCCGACGAAGATGGGGTTGATTTAATAAAACAGCATCGAGCAGAGAACAAGCCGATCGGGTCGATCTGTCACGGTCCGTGGACGCTGGTCGAAGCCGGCGTCGTCGATAATCGCGAGCTGACTTCCTACGCCAGTCTACGGACGGACGTCGAGAACGCGGGAGGCGAATGGACCGATCAGGAGGTCGTCGTCGACGACGGCGTCGTGACGAGCCGCAACCCCGACGATCTGGACGCGTTTACGGATGCGATCGTTGAGGAGTTTGCAGCGGCCTCCGAGTAA
- a CDS encoding TIGR03557 family F420-dependent LLM class oxidoreductase — MTEIGFTLSSEEHHPNDLVEYATRAEAIGFDFLSISDHFHPWISAQGDAPFVWSTLGGVAAATDGIDVGVGVSAPIVRIHPAIYAQAVATTAAMFDGRQFFAGVGTGELLNEHILGDHWPEHEVRLEMLEEAVEVIDELWTGQQVSHRGEHYTVENAKLFTLPEERPPICVSAYGERAAKAAADFGDGFWSVGPQDVVETWEQHGGEGPRFCQLQACVADSKDGAISTAHEQWPIAGLKGELNSVLPTPKHFEQAAQMVSEEDIAESSIMTGPDAQQHIDAIQEAIDTGYDHVYVMQIGDDQDALLEMYREEVLPSFS, encoded by the coding sequence ATGACCGAAATCGGATTTACCCTTTCGAGCGAAGAGCACCACCCGAACGATCTGGTCGAGTACGCAACGCGGGCCGAAGCGATCGGCTTCGATTTCCTCTCGATCTCAGATCACTTCCACCCGTGGATCAGCGCGCAAGGCGACGCGCCGTTCGTCTGGTCGACGCTCGGCGGTGTCGCTGCAGCAACCGACGGGATCGATGTCGGCGTGGGCGTCTCGGCGCCGATCGTACGCATCCACCCGGCGATCTACGCGCAGGCAGTCGCGACGACGGCGGCGATGTTCGACGGTCGGCAGTTCTTCGCCGGCGTCGGGACGGGCGAACTGCTCAACGAGCATATCCTCGGCGATCACTGGCCAGAGCACGAAGTCCGCTTGGAGATGCTTGAGGAGGCGGTTGAGGTGATCGACGAGCTCTGGACGGGCCAGCAGGTCAGTCACCGCGGCGAACATTACACTGTCGAGAACGCGAAACTGTTCACGCTCCCTGAGGAACGGCCGCCGATCTGCGTGTCGGCGTACGGCGAGCGCGCCGCGAAAGCGGCAGCCGATTTCGGCGACGGGTTCTGGTCGGTCGGCCCCCAAGACGTCGTCGAGACGTGGGAACAACACGGCGGGGAGGGTCCCCGTTTCTGCCAACTCCAAGCCTGCGTCGCCGACAGCAAGGACGGGGCCATCTCCACCGCACATGAACAGTGGCCGATAGCGGGTCTGAAAGGGGAACTGAACTCCGTCTTGCCGACGCCGAAACACTTCGAGCAGGCGGCACAGATGGTTTCGGAAGAGGATATCGCGGAGAGCAGCATCATGACTGGACCGGACGCCCAACAACACATCGACGCGATTCAGGAGGCGATCGACACTGGGTACGATCACGTCTACGTAATGCAGATCGGGGACGACCAGGACGCCCTCCTGGAGATGTACCGAGAAGAAGTCCTTCCGTCGTTCTCGTGA
- a CDS encoding site-specific integrase, whose protein sequence is MSQQETINWSRKSLEDLKSFWNAHIEPDLTRDGLNLDTRPTYEEITEAGYSGIARTLREHHDLTLSQFLAMVGYPNPSSDVDDSYDWEIDAETTIRELELYLTTYLDRSGHSDSTIASKRSRLARYVRTYADLYDSAPIVERVREDEVPRRDEKQRVRAVYDTFDAELSSPESKMKHATDVRVFYKWLEIDRDAPYNPALGAPQEDSWAKETPDDDDRDPPAIDAEHVQAMVDICESVEERLLIIATCAWGLRRGEVAALSIDQFEPTNDEGYFDFDAEDPRIVFGDERKNGPGRVSVQYGLETLAGRWEKLADRDQWNGYLFPSVTAASGHRTPNTITERFKRLADRAGVSRREKTPTPQYGRRFWYRTYDDAVKRLANRAEAFAEDQGSDDPHVVVTNYFGEEEARKRRREFMGNQLAAAFGDE, encoded by the coding sequence ATGAGTCAACAGGAAACGATTAACTGGTCTCGCAAATCCCTCGAGGATCTCAAGTCGTTCTGGAACGCCCACATCGAACCGGATCTCACTCGTGACGGCCTCAATCTCGATACGCGACCGACGTACGAGGAGATCACCGAGGCAGGTTACTCCGGAATTGCACGCACGCTGCGCGAACACCACGACCTCACGCTATCGCAGTTCCTCGCGATGGTTGGCTATCCGAACCCCAGTTCGGACGTCGATGACAGCTACGACTGGGAGATCGACGCCGAAACGACAATTCGCGAGCTCGAGTTGTACCTAACGACCTATCTCGATCGGTCGGGACATTCGGACAGTACGATCGCTTCGAAGCGCTCCCGACTCGCTCGGTACGTTCGGACCTATGCGGACCTGTACGACTCGGCTCCGATTGTCGAGCGCGTCCGGGAGGACGAGGTCCCCCGGCGTGACGAAAAGCAGCGGGTTCGAGCCGTCTACGATACCTTCGATGCCGAGCTCTCGAGCCCCGAATCGAAGATGAAACACGCGACTGACGTGCGTGTCTTCTACAAGTGGCTTGAGATCGACCGTGATGCCCCCTACAATCCGGCGCTCGGCGCACCGCAGGAAGATAGCTGGGCGAAGGAAACGCCGGATGACGATGATCGAGACCCGCCTGCGATCGACGCGGAACACGTCCAGGCGATGGTCGACATCTGCGAGTCGGTGGAGGAACGCTTGCTGATCATCGCGACGTGTGCGTGGGGGCTCCGGCGCGGGGAGGTCGCGGCGCTCTCGATCGACCAGTTCGAACCGACGAACGACGAGGGCTACTTCGATTTCGATGCCGAGGACCCACGAATTGTCTTTGGTGACGAGCGAAAGAACGGACCAGGGCGTGTCTCGGTCCAATATGGCCTCGAAACGCTCGCTGGTCGGTGGGAGAAACTCGCCGATCGTGACCAGTGGAACGGGTATCTCTTCCCGAGTGTGACCGCTGCGAGTGGTCACCGGACTCCGAATACGATCACGGAGCGATTCAAGCGGTTGGCTGATCGGGCTGGTGTATCCAGGCGTGAGAAGACGCCTACTCCGCAGTATGGCCGGCGGTTCTGGTATCGGACGTACGACGACGCCGTCAAGCGGCTTGCGAATCGTGCTGAAGCCTTTGCCGAGGATCAGGGCAGTGATGATCCTCACGTCGTCGTCACGAACTATTTCGGCGAAGAGGAGGCCCGGAAACGGCGGCGTGAGTTTATGGGGAATCAGTTAGCAGCGGCGTTCGGGGATGAATAG
- a CDS encoding IS6 family transposase, whose protein sequence is MAEIARLSGSSDWIDLDFVERERTPRRLMELGIRLHLAGLSLLNTVRELERFGVERSRKAVHDWVHKCDIQPTVDEEPNHVALDETVIQLNEHRYWLYTAVDPETNNIPHIRLYSTTTTALTERFLHELAEKHDLDDAMFLVDGTKHLQTALRRSGLRFRYEKHGNRNAVERVFREIKRRTSSFSNCFSHAQPSTAESWLQAFAVWHNATN, encoded by the coding sequence ATGGCAGAAATCGCACGCCTCAGCGGTAGTAGCGACTGGATTGATTTGGATTTTGTGGAGCGAGAACGGACACCGCGTCGGCTGATGGAGCTCGGTATTCGACTCCATCTTGCTGGATTATCGCTTTTGAATACCGTTCGAGAATTAGAGAGGTTCGGTGTCGAGCGCAGTCGCAAGGCAGTCCATGATTGGGTTCACAAATGCGATATACAGCCGACAGTTGACGAGGAACCGAATCACGTCGCACTTGACGAGACGGTGATTCAACTTAACGAGCATCGCTATTGGCTGTACACCGCTGTCGATCCAGAAACGAACAACATACCCCATATACGGCTGTATTCGACGACTACGACTGCGTTGACAGAACGGTTCCTGCACGAACTCGCTGAGAAACATGATCTTGATGATGCCATGTTTCTCGTCGATGGAACGAAACATCTCCAGACTGCACTCCGTCGATCTGGGCTCCGATTTCGATACGAAAAACATGGAAATCGGAACGCGGTGGAACGTGTCTTCCGCGAGATAAAGCGACGTACCTCTTCGTTCTCAAACTGTTTCAGTCACGCACAACCATCAACAGCCGAATCGTGGCTCCAAGCCTTCGCCGTCTGGCACAATGCTACAAACTAA
- a CDS encoding enoyl-CoA hydratase/isomerase family protein: protein MEFELIETHIDSGHYHVTLANPDKPNPINSQLQSELGTVLDDIEEDDDAIVLTMTGGGGSFAVGADISQMNEWFQSDDWDDLIRFFRSGQRLMDRIADLDVVAVAGINGYALGGGLELALAADVRIAGESATVGFPEVDLGMVPAWGGTQRLPRVVGESTAKDLLVTGRHVDADEAAELGLVERVVDDDVLEDTLIDYAETLAEKPDHVLPYLLDAVETGAESPLETGLSYELLCNTLASFDEETSGLVADFAEK from the coding sequence ATGGAGTTCGAACTCATCGAGACTCATATCGACAGCGGACACTATCACGTGACGCTAGCGAACCCGGACAAACCGAATCCTATTAACAGTCAGCTGCAGTCCGAACTTGGAACGGTTCTCGACGATATCGAGGAGGACGACGATGCGATCGTACTCACCATGACGGGCGGAGGTGGTTCCTTCGCCGTCGGCGCGGATATCTCACAGATGAACGAGTGGTTCCAGAGCGACGACTGGGACGACCTCATCCGCTTTTTCCGTAGCGGCCAACGACTTATGGATCGCATCGCCGATCTCGACGTCGTTGCCGTCGCCGGAATCAACGGATACGCGCTCGGCGGCGGGTTAGAACTCGCGCTCGCTGCCGATGTACGGATCGCTGGCGAGTCCGCGACGGTCGGCTTTCCCGAAGTCGATCTCGGGATGGTTCCGGCTTGGGGCGGTACGCAGCGGCTTCCCCGGGTTGTCGGCGAGAGCACCGCCAAGGACCTGCTGGTGACGGGCCGCCACGTCGACGCCGACGAAGCCGCCGAGCTCGGACTCGTCGAGCGAGTCGTAGACGACGACGTCCTCGAAGACACGCTGATCGACTACGCCGAAACGCTCGCGGAGAAGCCCGACCACGTTCTGCCGTACCTCCTCGACGCCGTCGAGACGGGGGCGGAGAGCCCGCTCGAAACTGGCCTCAGTTACGAACTACTGTGTAACACGCTCGCCAGTTTCGACGAGGAGACGAGCGGACTGGTCGCCGATTTCGCCGAGAAATAA